The DNA window CTCGTTGGTGTTCTACCATTTAGGATGTTAAAACCCGCTTTAGCCGTGTCTAAAATTACATTAATAGGTTGTTGACCACGACCACCTCGTTTTTGTCCACCAATCCATGTAATGCCCTTTTCTCCATCTTCTTTATCCGCATTTTTCGTTGCTCTAACTGCATCTCCACCACTTGATTGAATTTTTTCTTGTAGATTTTCTTTTTTAGCAATTATATTCCAGCCATTATCATCAATATAATCACCCGCTTTTTTAGATAAGGCTTCACAACTAGTTTTGGCATTAGCAAAATCCAATTTTCCTTGTAGTACACCGTTTGTTAGTAAATCGTAAAGCTGGGGGTTTGCTCGTTGAATGACCATTGCGGGTAAACTAGCAACTGCTCCTGTTGCTGATTGAATAATATTTCCCATTAGATCTTTAAATCCTTCAGTTGCATTATTCAACTGATTTCTCACTGTGGTTTTAATGTCAAAATTGCCACAGGTTAAATTCGCATTCCAGCCGAGTCCAACTGATAGTGCATAAGGGTTTTGTCGAGTAGGTGGAGTCATTATTGCATTACCTCCGCCAATTTGATAATAAACATTATCAGAGATTGCTGAGCCAGTAGCTTGAATATAATTTTGTGATGCAAAAGAATAGTTTGTTATAGCTACAATCAAGCTACTCATTAAAATAAATTTTACTTTTTTCATTATTAATTACTCCAATCAGTGGAACCTAAATATGTCTGACCACGACGTTTACAGCATTTATATGGTCTCCATAATGCCCATGTATAGTTACCTGTTTGAGAAAGTTTGTCAGAATACGTTTCATTTGCTGAAGTTCGATCAGGAAAGTTTGAACATGTTCTTTCCATTTTTGGGTATAGCATTTGCCATTTATGTGATGATTTTTTTTGTTCATCTACTGGTGGTGGAGGCCAGTAACCTTTTGATGGTTTGGGTTTTTGGGCAGCTGGTAAATAGATATGGATTTGTCCTGTTCTAGAGATAATATCAGCTGCTCGTTGAGCTACTACAGCCGCCGCTTTATAGTCGTGTATTTGAGTAACTGCTCCTGTTCGCGGATAAATATTTCCCCACAAATCGCCCCCTTTGTTTATTTCTCTTTTTCCTGGGATTAGAGCTTCTGGATAGAATGATTCAGGAATACCCATTCGCCATCCAATTACATCCAATCCACTTAAAAAATGTGTTTTCAATGGGAAACTTTGACTGCTACAGTAATAGCCTAATTTGCTTAATAAATTCGTTATTGCTCCCTGCGGATGCCCAATAATATCAACATTTTTAAATTTTAGTTGACGAGAGTATTGTGGATAACGTTCAACAATGTTACTAGCATTAATACTTCTACCAAAAGAAGCAACTTCTTTCCACGGATTATCTCCGTTATAGTTATAACTAGACACTACTTGTTCAGGTAGATAGTGTTTGACTTTTACAGATGTCTTAATAACGCAACCAAAAACTGAGCAGTATAACCAATAACACACGCCGATAATTTGATATTCAGTGCAAGATCTTGAAGCACTAGATTCCATTATTTTAATGGTATTAATGGTAGCATTTGATGTACCAATTGTTGTTGCTAGTAATATAGCGATACACGAGCGTTTCAATGTCTTCATTTCATCGCTCCCGCTTTTTTATAAATTTGTATTGCTTTTTTTATGTCTGTTACACCATAAATAACAGCATTATTGTGATTTTCAGAAATAAATAATATCGCAGGAACTTTTTTTATTCCGTTTTGAAAACCTTTTATTATCCCTTTATATGCATTAGTCAATTTCGCTTGATATTCATTAAATTCTGGACTGTGTATTAGTTTTCTTGCGATTATTTCCGCTTTCTTTGGATCATTCGGTAAATTAAAATATTGAGAGAAATTGTGCTCTAGTGTATTTAGTTTATCTAACTGATAAACTGCATTAGCTAACTCAGCATGATCAATATGATAATTTTGTGTAGTGAATACCTCAATTTTAATACCATCTATTTGTTCAGCAGACGCAATCTCTGAGAATACGGATGATAGTGAAAATAGCGTAATCAAAAATTGTAACGATTTATTCATTACAGTCTCCTGTATGTAATTTATGGGACTATTAGGATTATTAGTTTGAAGAAAATTTGCTAAAAATATATAGTTTTTTCATTATCCAAAAAAAACAAAAAACTATTGATTTTTAATTTTAAATTGTGTAATACTGGGTAGGACTTATTTATCATCATTTATGATAAATTAAAAAGAAAGGCAGTGTCTTAAAGCCTTTGTTTATCGTTGATAAATGACACGATACGGCACTTGGTCTGGAAAGTGCTATCCAAATGACCGCCCAACTCAACAACGCCTTAAGTTGAGTCTATCTAAAAGATAGTTAGGCGTTATTTTACATCACCCCGTAGGGAGTTTTTATTCCCTGCGGGAGTAAGCTCCCTACATAACCAATGAAAGGAGCTAATAGTGGAGTCAACTATGATAATTCAATTTGATAAACATCGTTTTATTAAAGGATTGTCTCGAGATAATCTCTATACTCTAGAACAAGCCGAACGGATGGCAGAGGAATTAGATGGGGCTTTATCTCAAAGTCAGCGTATGTTGGCGACAAAAGAAGATATTGCAGTAGTAAAAGCAGAGATTGCTGAAGTTCGTAGTGAAATGAAAGCAATGGAATTTCGTTTAGAATCAGCAATAACAAAATCACAAAATCGATTGATTTTAATCATTGGTTCGATGATGGTTGGATTTATAACAATTTTGCCATATCTACAAAAATTGCATTTCTAATTAAATACCATCTTACATTTTTGTATTTTGTAAGATAATTCCACCCTAAGGGGAAATGATTTCCCTATGGGTCGATCATTTTCCCTTTATTTTTTATACTAGGAGAATGATTATGACTCGTTCAATTAATTTAAATGACGACATTCAAAATGCCGTCGAATTTGTTGAATTTGATGAAAACAATTTCAACAGAATTGATTTATTAGATCAATATCAGAATAAAAAATCTCGTTTTTATAAAATGGGATATAAATTAGGTTCTATATTATCTAAATTGAAAGATAGCATGAAAGAGAGTGCTATGGTTCATCTAGGTGTTGATGAACATATATGTAATATTGTTGAGCAAATTCAACACGAATTAGAGCTCACTTATGAAAACCAATATAAAGAGAAACAAAGAGAGATCAAATTACAATATTTGCGAATTTGTATCAGTGTTTCCATTATAACATTTATATTTGGTATTGTAGTGAATAACTATTTAATTCACTAATATTCGTCCTTTCATTTATCTGTTCTCGTTTGTGGGAAATATTTTCCCGCAAGCGAGAAAGTATTTCCTGCATATATAAATAGGAAATACGTATGAGAGTTTCTATTCATCATCGAGTTTTAAGTGACTCTAATAATAACTTCAACTTTATTCAATCGTTAGAATCTGATGCCCTAGCTGCCTGGCAGTCGAGTGTAAACAAAAGGAATGTACGATTTTTGAAACAAATTCCTACTAATTACGGTTTGTATTTGCATTTTTTCTCCGTAATTAAACATTCTAAAAGCGATTGTTTATTAGTTAAATAATCCCAAAAGCCGTAAGATT is part of the Mergibacter septicus genome and encodes:
- a CDS encoding integrating conjugative element protein, yielding MKKVKFILMSSLIVAITNYSFASQNYIQATGSAISDNVYYQIGGGNAIMTPPTRQNPYALSVGLGWNANLTCGNFDIKTTVRNQLNNATEGFKDLMGNIIQSATGAVASLPAMVIQRANPQLYDLLTNGVLQGKLDFANAKTSCEALSKKAGDYIDDNGWNIIAKKENLQEKIQSSGGDAVRATKNADKEDGEKGITWIGGQKRGGRGQQPINVILDTAKAGFNILNGRTPTSNASVTTSSCSGLLCETWKNPREASEWLTEVIGDRTINTCNQCGQEKSRAGTGLSPLIEKETKSVSEKLSKVLHERVPSTEDLKSVSSASIPVTRGLIEALKEDPDQIVLSNRLASEIAVSRILEKAILARRTLLAGMREPNVAVNEKAQKELEKSLMLIDREIEQIRLEMDLQRSITNNTATVILNKRFANQSTSYDSNTPTDSDKKFRELSLPITGDN
- a CDS encoding TIGR03756 family integrating conjugative element protein, coding for MKTLKRSCIAILLATTIGTSNATINTIKIMESSASRSCTEYQIIGVCYWLYCSVFGCVIKTSVKVKHYLPEQVVSSYNYNGDNPWKEVASFGRSINASNIVERYPQYSRQLKFKNVDIIGHPQGAITNLLSKLGYYCSSQSFPLKTHFLSGLDVIGWRMGIPESFYPEALIPGKREINKGGDLWGNIYPRTGAVTQIHDYKAAAVVAQRAADIISRTGQIHIYLPAAQKPKPSKGYWPPPPVDEQKKSSHKWQMLYPKMERTCSNFPDRTSANETYSDKLSQTGNYTWALWRPYKCCKRRGQTYLGSTDWSN
- a CDS encoding TIGR03757 family integrating conjugative element protein is translated as MNKSLQFLITLFSLSSVFSEIASAEQIDGIKIEVFTTQNYHIDHAELANAVYQLDKLNTLEHNFSQYFNLPNDPKKAEIIARKLIHSPEFNEYQAKLTNAYKGIIKGFQNGIKKVPAILFISENHNNAVIYGVTDIKKAIQIYKKAGAMK